The Aedes aegypti strain LVP_AGWG chromosome 1, AaegL5.0 Primary Assembly, whole genome shotgun sequence sequence GCTGACAGAGGCAGTCGATTCTCTGCAATTCCAGCATTGAACATCTGGATTACCTAAAATCATTGATCTGTTGCTATAATTTTAATATGCAAAAATTAAATGTGTTGAGTACATAATTAAGTGTAAAAAATCATCCTTGCAACCTTTTTCCCATGtatcttttttttatgattaCATGTCTGACTATCTATCCCTTGTGCTGAACTACAAGATGTAGCCGAACTTTAATTTCTCAACTCTCTCCGACTTGTGaccctactcgcgttttcaaaggcacaaaactggagaaatagaaggcaaacgttcctgatcttcttattttaagctttctgctagtgcacaaagccaaaataaaaagttcactcttgttggatgcttccttcgcgagatttgtgcctttgaagtttcagtgcaatcttagaagttgattccaaactttttcacCTTAATGATCGCTGAAAATAACccgatttcaaacaaacatcaTTCATAATAAAACTCCATCTTCAACAGGCCCGCCCTATAATCACAACCCGCGGAGGTCAAATCCAGGGTGTGACATCCAGCTGTGGTTTATTCTGCAGCTTTTTTTCGTTTATGGGTATACCATACGCTGAACCACCGGTAGGAGATCTCAGATTCCGTAATACAGTTCCACACCGCGGATGGACTGGAGTGAAGGACGGCAGTGAACACCGAGCGCAATGTCCATCAAGCAGCTTCTTCGGAGATGGATACTCCGGGGACGAAGACTGTCTTTTCCTAAATGTTTACACCCAGCAAGTTGTTGGATCTCGCCCCGTAATGGTATGGATTCACGGAGGATCCTTCTCTGGAGGATCGGGAGATTCGTTTATCTACGGCCCAGATCATTTGGTGCAGCAAAATGTAGTTATCGTTACAATCAACTATCGCCTAGGGGTTCTGGGATTCTTCAGCACAGGAGATCAGCATGCTCAAGGTAATTGGGGTATGAAGGATTGTGTGGAAGCTTTGCGTTGGGTACGGGACAATATTGCTGCTTTCGGTGGTGATCCTAATAACGTGACAATCTTCGGCGAAAGTGCTGGTGCTGCAGCTGTACACTACCTCGTGCTATCTAGAATGGCATCAGGACTATTTCATAAAGCCATTGCTCAATCCGGCACCGCCCTTGTCCCATGGGGATTCCAGTATAACCCTCAAGAAATGAAACGATACATTGCGGAAAGATTTGGATATCCAGTCAACGACAATGCAGAGTTGGTGCGTCGTCTAAGAAATACACCAAAGTCCGAATTCGTAAACCTACAACAAGGATGGACCGATATTGCCATCCCTCGTGGTTTCCGTCCGTTCGATTTTGTTCCAACCGCCGAACCTGTCAATTCTCCTGAA is a genomic window containing:
- the LOC5577514 gene encoding esterase E4, which encodes MFKILAILALAVSTAVQADPARPIITTRGGQIQGVTSSCGLFCSFFSFMGIPYAEPPVGDLRFRNTVPHRGWTGVKDGSEHRAQCPSSSFFGDGYSGDEDCLFLNVYTQQVVGSRPVMVWIHGGSFSGGSGDSFIYGPDHLVQQNVVIVTINYRLGVLGFFSTGDQHAQGNWGMKDCVEALRWVRDNIAAFGGDPNNVTIFGESAGAAAVHYLVLSRMASGLFHKAIAQSGTALVPWGFQYNPQEMKRYIAERFGYPVNDNAELVRRLRNTPKSEFVNLQQGWTDIAIPRGFRPFDFVPTAEPVNSPEPTFLTERPIDILKAGTFNHVPFIIGYNDAESLFMIHEHRIDSTVWNEFSRNPQFFVPHYWNIPQNTPAATAVSQAFRNLYWQDRPLGPDIMLEWTKFHTDQQFTYACDKSARLTAQHNTAPTYYYKFSFDGALNLVKRVTLLSDWPGAMHADELPYLWSMTNFAVSPILPSNPAVTVRNRMVRMWTNFAITGNPTPNSDNVLQNVSWAPFTTQNMAFMEINESLLPGTNPNSERLDTWYRLEEQYANDPFYYPWQ